In a genomic window of Pirellulales bacterium:
- a CDS encoding right-handed parallel beta-helix repeat-containing protein produces the protein MRRLATSLLAVLAVAGFVGCMQEKGAATASRENVIVIQPGENAQKEAQEALIKAKEGDVIEFAEGDFAFTQTLSLEDVNGVSIRGKGQDKTRLNFKDQQPGAGAEGILVKADNFTISDLTVQDTKGDGVKVQGGKGITFRNVKVEWTRGPHPDNGAYGVYPVLCEDILIEGCHITDCSDAGVYVGQSKNAIVRRNRAEKNVAGIEIENTIGADVYENIATNNAGGLLIFSLPGLEQKIGKQCRAFKNQVYANNHENFAKPGNIVATVPPGTGVIIMANDDVELFDNDIYDNATANVSISSYYVTQNKFDDPKYDPYPEGISVHNNRIKGGGDKPGGAFGELVAPLLQAKAPELKEFPDIVYDGIVDEAKLKDGKAPEELKIILVDNGEVTFANLDLGRLLKGEEPEVSTDLAAFAGEPVRLPAVKIAGVE, from the coding sequence ATGCGTCGTTTGGCAACCAGCTTGTTGGCGGTATTGGCCGTCGCCGGCTTTGTGGGATGCATGCAGGAGAAGGGCGCCGCCACGGCGAGCAGAGAGAATGTGATTGTCATCCAGCCGGGCGAAAACGCGCAGAAAGAAGCGCAAGAAGCGTTGATCAAGGCCAAGGAAGGGGACGTGATCGAGTTTGCCGAGGGGGACTTTGCTTTTACGCAAACGTTGTCGCTGGAAGACGTGAATGGCGTATCGATCCGCGGCAAGGGACAGGACAAGACGCGGCTCAACTTCAAAGATCAACAGCCGGGCGCCGGCGCCGAAGGCATATTGGTCAAGGCCGACAACTTCACCATCTCGGACCTCACCGTGCAAGACACCAAGGGAGATGGAGTGAAGGTGCAAGGCGGCAAGGGCATCACTTTCCGTAACGTGAAGGTGGAGTGGACACGCGGCCCGCATCCTGACAACGGCGCTTATGGCGTATACCCCGTGCTCTGCGAAGACATCTTGATCGAGGGATGTCACATCACCGATTGCTCGGACGCAGGCGTGTATGTCGGACAATCGAAGAACGCGATTGTGCGCCGCAACCGCGCGGAGAAGAACGTGGCGGGCATCGAGATCGAGAACACCATTGGCGCCGACGTGTATGAGAACATCGCCACTAACAACGCCGGCGGGCTATTGATCTTTTCGTTGCCGGGGCTGGAGCAAAAAATCGGCAAGCAATGCCGGGCGTTCAAAAACCAGGTGTATGCCAATAACCACGAGAATTTCGCCAAGCCGGGCAACATTGTGGCCACGGTGCCGCCGGGAACGGGCGTGATCATCATGGCCAACGATGATGTGGAGTTGTTCGACAACGACATTTACGACAACGCCACCGCCAACGTTTCGATCAGCAGCTACTACGTCACGCAGAACAAGTTCGACGATCCCAAATACGATCCGTATCCGGAAGGCATCTCAGTGCACAACAACCGTATTAAGGGGGGCGGCGACAAGCCGGGTGGCGCATTTGGCGAACTGGTGGCCCCGCTGCTACAGGCCAAGGCGCCTGAGCTGAAGGAGTTTCCGGACATCGTTTACGACGGCATTGTGGACGAAGCCAAGCTGAAGGACGGCAAGGCGCCGGAAGAGCTGAAGATCATTCTGGTCGACAATGGCGAAGTGACCTTCGCCAATCTGGACCTGGGCCGACTGCTCAAGGGAGAGGAGCCCGAAGTTTCGACCGACCTGGCGGCCTTTGCCGGAGAGCCGGTCCGCCTGCCCGCGGTCAAGATCGCCGGAGTGGAATAA
- the serC gene encoding 3-phosphoserine/phosphohydroxythreonine transaminase — protein MAERVYNFSPGPAVLPVSVLEAAQRDLLALPGVGMSVLEISHRSPPFERILQETQDNLRTLLAIPANYKILFLQGGSLLQFSMIAMNFLRGQKLPADYVVTGTWGKKALADAKLEGPARAAWDGAASKYDHLPAATDIDFSPQAAYIHTTSNETIQGVQFAAAPPFAGAAGKAPIICDASSDFLCRPMPVDQYGMIYACAQKNAGPAGVTVAIVREDLLARSPSNLPGILSFAVMAENNSLFNTPPVFGIYVVMLVTRWLLNDVGGLARMEELNREKAKLLYDAIDGSGGFYQGHAHQDCRSLMNVTFRLPDADAEKTFLKGAESKGLYQLKGHRSVGGIRASIYNAMPREGVALLADYMRDFAAGR, from the coding sequence ATGGCAGAGCGCGTCTACAATTTCTCTCCCGGCCCCGCGGTGCTCCCCGTTAGCGTGCTCGAAGCGGCCCAGCGCGACCTGCTGGCACTGCCCGGCGTCGGCATGTCGGTGCTCGAAATCAGCCATCGCTCACCGCCGTTCGAACGCATCTTGCAAGAGACGCAAGACAACCTCCGCACGCTTCTGGCGATTCCGGCAAACTACAAAATCCTCTTTCTCCAAGGGGGATCGCTGCTGCAGTTCTCGATGATCGCCATGAATTTTCTGCGCGGCCAGAAACTGCCGGCAGACTATGTCGTCACCGGCACGTGGGGCAAAAAGGCCCTGGCAGACGCTAAGCTCGAAGGCCCAGCCCGTGCGGCCTGGGATGGCGCCGCCAGCAAGTACGACCACCTGCCCGCGGCGACCGACATCGACTTCAGCCCCCAGGCGGCCTACATCCACACCACGTCGAACGAGACGATTCAAGGGGTGCAGTTCGCGGCCGCGCCCCCATTTGCCGGCGCCGCGGGCAAAGCGCCGATTATTTGCGACGCGTCGAGCGATTTTCTCTGCCGACCCATGCCGGTCGATCAGTACGGAATGATCTACGCCTGCGCCCAAAAGAACGCTGGCCCGGCCGGAGTCACTGTCGCCATCGTCCGCGAAGACTTGTTGGCCCGCTCCCCCAGTAACCTGCCGGGCATCTTGAGCTTCGCGGTGATGGCCGAAAACAACTCGCTGTTCAACACGCCGCCGGTGTTTGGCATCTATGTGGTGATGCTGGTCACGCGCTGGCTCTTGAACGACGTGGGGGGCCTGGCGCGAATGGAAGAACTCAATCGCGAGAAAGCGAAGCTGCTTTACGACGCGATCGACGGCAGCGGCGGCTTCTACCAGGGGCATGCCCATCAAGATTGCCGCAGCCTGATGAACGTGACCTTCCGCCTGCCCGACGCCGACGCGGAGAAGACATTCCTTAAGGGCGCCGAGTCAAAGGGACTGTATCAACTCAAGGGGCATCGCTCGGTCGGCGGCATCCGGGCGTCGATCTACAACGCCATGCCGCGCGAAGGGGTGGCGTTGTTGGCCGACTACATGCGCGACTTCGCGGCGGGGCGATAG
- the pyk gene encoding pyruvate kinase codes for MAISEAEGRPGKARTKIVATVGPACSDPLALGRLIDAGVDVFRLNMAHGTLDSHGAAIAAIRALSAERGRPVAVLVDLSGPKIRLGELPGGKIECRQGEEYRFVRGAASDQPGELVTSYEKLVDELDVNDRVMIADGSVGMRVIARAPNSAICRVTQPGLIRSRQGVNLPCVKLSTPAMTPDDRAHAIWAARQEVDFVGLSFVRAPQDIEQLKQLLREHQSSARTIAKIEKPEALAHLDAIIRAAGGVMIARGDLGVEIDIARVPLVQKEIIAACRRLQKPVITATQMLDSMQVSSRPTRAEASDVANAILDGADACMLSGETAIGKYPVEAVEMMNRIAVVTESSLSHQDHVYTESEAAEGLHPVTEAVVHGASIMAHQLDARLLVVASHSGATALALAKQRNIVPAVGVSELRGTLRQMCLYWGIIPLPGLGDGGAAELIEQVVAWGRQRQLLDSGDRLVVVSGTQTRVSGHNLVMVHQIA; via the coding sequence ATGGCAATTAGCGAAGCGGAAGGTCGCCCCGGCAAGGCGCGCACCAAGATCGTGGCCACGGTGGGCCCCGCCTGTTCAGATCCGTTGGCGCTGGGCCGCCTGATCGACGCCGGCGTCGATGTCTTTCGGCTCAACATGGCGCATGGCACGCTCGATTCGCATGGCGCGGCGATCGCCGCCATCCGCGCCCTCTCCGCAGAGCGCGGCCGCCCCGTCGCCGTGCTGGTCGATCTCTCTGGTCCCAAGATTCGCCTGGGCGAGTTGCCCGGCGGCAAGATCGAATGTCGCCAAGGCGAAGAATATCGCTTCGTCCGCGGCGCAGCGTCCGATCAGCCGGGCGAACTGGTCACCAGCTACGAAAAGCTGGTCGACGAACTCGATGTCAACGATCGTGTCATGATCGCCGATGGCTCCGTCGGCATGCGGGTCATCGCCCGCGCGCCCAACTCCGCCATCTGCCGCGTGACGCAACCCGGCCTGATCCGCAGTCGGCAAGGGGTGAACCTGCCATGCGTCAAACTGAGCACCCCCGCCATGACGCCCGACGATCGCGCGCACGCCATCTGGGCGGCGCGGCAAGAAGTCGATTTCGTCGGCCTCAGTTTTGTCCGCGCGCCGCAAGACATCGAACAACTCAAACAGTTGCTGCGCGAGCATCAATCGTCGGCCCGCACCATCGCTAAGATCGAAAAGCCCGAAGCGCTTGCCCATCTGGATGCGATCATTCGCGCGGCCGGCGGCGTGATGATCGCGCGCGGCGATCTGGGGGTCGAGATCGACATCGCCCGCGTCCCGCTGGTGCAAAAGGAGATCATCGCCGCCTGCCGGCGCCTGCAAAAGCCGGTCATCACCGCCACGCAAATGCTCGACAGCATGCAGGTCTCCTCGCGCCCCACGCGCGCCGAGGCCAGCGACGTGGCCAACGCCATCCTCGATGGCGCCGACGCCTGCATGCTCAGCGGCGAGACGGCCATCGGCAAGTATCCCGTCGAAGCGGTCGAAATGATGAACCGCATTGCCGTCGTCACCGAAAGCAGCCTCTCGCATCAAGACCACGTCTACACCGAGAGCGAAGCCGCCGAAGGCCTGCACCCCGTCACCGAGGCCGTGGTGCATGGCGCCAGCATTATGGCCCATCAGCTCGACGCGCGGCTCTTGGTGGTCGCTAGCCACTCTGGCGCCACCGCCTTGGCCTTGGCCAAGCAGCGCAACATCGTCCCGGCGGTCGGCGTCAGCGAGTTGCGCGGCACGCTGCGGCAGATGTGCCTCTACTGGGGCATCATTCCGCTGCCAGGGCTTGGCGACGGTGGCGCCGCCGAATTGATCGAGCAGGTCGTGGCCTGGGGCCGACAGCGGCAACTGCTCGACTCGGGAGATCGTCTAGTGGTCGTCAGCGGCACGCAAACGCGCGTCTCTGGGCACAACCTGGTAATGGTTCATCAAATCGCCTGA
- a CDS encoding SDR family oxidoreductase, which translates to MADFWRDKTALVTGGSSGFGLALAQALARHGARVVIAARGAEALERVADELQRLGAKALAVPTDVTRQEQVERLVERAVGEFGGLDLLINNAGRSARGRVLETTPEEFQAAWDLNFLSVVRMTRAAAPHLLKSRGYLVNIGSLAGKSAAAWLGAYPPAKFAVSAYTQQLRLEMSADGLHVLLVCPGPIAGGGEGRYSKEVMDRLPESARRPGGGVAVRAIDPAWLAERTLLACQRREIELVVPRKARILFVASQASARLGDWLVRKTTGSGT; encoded by the coding sequence ATGGCTGATTTTTGGCGCGACAAGACGGCTCTGGTCACCGGTGGCTCGTCTGGCTTTGGCTTGGCGCTGGCCCAGGCGCTGGCGCGGCACGGCGCGCGCGTGGTCATCGCCGCGCGGGGCGCTGAGGCGCTGGAGCGGGTCGCCGATGAGCTGCAGCGGTTAGGCGCCAAGGCGCTGGCCGTGCCAACCGACGTCACCCGCCAGGAACAGGTCGAACGGCTGGTCGAGCGCGCTGTCGGCGAGTTTGGCGGACTTGATCTATTGATCAACAACGCCGGACGCTCGGCCCGGGGGCGGGTGTTGGAGACGACGCCCGAGGAGTTTCAGGCGGCGTGGGACTTGAACTTCCTTTCGGTGGTACGGATGACGCGCGCCGCGGCGCCACACCTGCTGAAGTCGCGTGGGTATCTGGTGAACATCGGGTCTTTGGCCGGCAAGTCGGCGGCGGCCTGGCTAGGGGCGTATCCGCCGGCGAAGTTCGCGGTGAGCGCCTATACGCAGCAGCTTCGGCTGGAAATGTCGGCCGACGGATTGCATGTGCTACTGGTATGCCCTGGCCCCATCGCGGGGGGCGGAGAGGGGCGATACAGCAAGGAGGTGATGGACCGGTTGCCCGAGAGCGCCCGCCGACCGGGGGGGGGCGTGGCGGTGCGGGCGATCGATCCGGCCTGGCTGGCAGAGCGCACGCTGTTGGCCTGCCAGCGGCGGGAGATCGAGTTGGTCGTGCCGCGGAAGGCGCGGATTCTGTTTGTGGCGTCGCAAGCATCGGCTCGGCTGGGGGATTGGTTGGTGCGTAAGACGACCGGCAGCGGGACTTAG
- a CDS encoding RNA-binding protein: MGKKLYVGNLSYGVSSSDLQTLFAQYGNVQSAQVIEDRETGRSKGFGFVEMGSDEEAQSAISGLNGQSHDGRPLTVNEAKPREDRGGGGGFRGGRGGGGGGYGGGGGGGGGRGGRSRY, translated from the coding sequence GTGGGCAAGAAGTTGTACGTTGGGAACCTCAGCTACGGTGTCAGCAGCTCGGACCTGCAAACGCTTTTCGCACAGTATGGAAATGTGCAGAGCGCTCAGGTTATCGAGGACCGCGAGACCGGCCGCAGCAAGGGGTTCGGTTTTGTCGAGATGGGATCTGATGAGGAGGCGCAGTCCGCGATCTCAGGATTGAATGGTCAATCCCATGATGGTCGCCCGCTGACGGTGAACGAAGCCAAACCCCGCGAGGATCGTGGTGGTGGCGGTGGTTTCCGTGGTGGACGTGGAGGCGGCGGCGGTGGTTATGGTGGTGGCGGCGGCGGCGGCGGTGGCCGCGGCGGCCGTTCGCGCTACTAA
- a CDS encoding DUF1559 domain-containing protein: MTQRTAPRNARGFTLVELLVVIGIIGILIALLLPAVQAARESARRMQCQNNLKQIGLALHNYLSAISRFPPVTVVPVGQTFEPWSGHARLLPYLEQASLANLIDFGASNEFTENAVAARTRVPIYLCPSEINDRERHTPTLVHYPLNYGFNEGTWFIYDPKTGAVGDGAFAPNHAYRPADMTDGLSNTLAAAEVKAYQPNLWDTNQPATLGVAAPSSPNELSAYYGGTFDSNGHTEWVEGDVHESGFTTTFTPNLDVPYTDSGITYSIDFTSMRDGESATAPTYAAVTARSYHPGIVNVLLLDGSARSIPDTIDARVWRALGTRAGREAASLPE, encoded by the coding sequence ATGACGCAGCGAACGGCGCCTCGCAACGCGCGTGGCTTCACGTTAGTGGAGCTACTGGTGGTCATCGGCATCATTGGCATCTTGATCGCGCTCTTGTTGCCGGCGGTGCAAGCCGCGCGCGAGTCGGCGAGGCGGATGCAGTGCCAGAACAACCTCAAGCAAATTGGGCTGGCGCTGCACAATTACTTGTCGGCCATTTCTCGATTTCCGCCCGTCACGGTGGTGCCGGTGGGGCAGACATTTGAGCCGTGGTCTGGCCACGCGCGGCTGCTGCCATATTTGGAGCAAGCCAGTCTGGCCAACCTGATTGATTTTGGCGCCAGCAATGAATTCACCGAGAACGCGGTGGCGGCGCGCACGCGGGTGCCGATCTACCTGTGTCCGAGCGAAATCAACGATCGCGAGCGCCACACGCCGACGCTGGTTCACTATCCGCTGAACTACGGCTTTAACGAGGGAACGTGGTTCATCTACGATCCCAAGACCGGGGCCGTGGGAGACGGCGCGTTCGCGCCCAACCACGCGTATCGTCCCGCGGACATGACCGACGGACTGTCGAACACGTTGGCCGCCGCCGAGGTGAAGGCCTATCAACCCAATCTTTGGGACACGAATCAACCGGCCACGTTGGGAGTGGCGGCGCCGAGCTCGCCGAATGAGTTGAGCGCCTACTACGGCGGGACGTTCGACTCCAATGGACATACCGAATGGGTGGAAGGGGACGTACACGAGAGCGGCTTCACCACCACCTTCACGCCCAATTTGGATGTGCCGTACACCGACTCGGGCATCACGTACAGCATCGACTTCACATCGATGCGCGACGGCGAATCGGCCACTGCGCCGACGTATGCGGCCGTCACCGCGCGCAGTTATCATCCGGGGATCGTGAATGTGCTGTTGCTCGATGGATCGGCGCGGAGCATCCCAGACACCATCGACGCGCGGGTGTGGCGCGCCCTAGGCACCCGCGCCGGTCGAGAAGCCGCGAGCCTACCTGAATGA
- a CDS encoding Gfo/Idh/MocA family oxidoreductase, with protein MSRSSVSRRRFVQTGAGLFAAGLLGPQGFTTPLARALEPKSKNDRLVLGAIGVGGQGSSIADQSRRFGDIVAVCDVDLGRAEEAKAKFGGKAEVYQDFRKLLDRKDIDAVTIGTPDHWHTAVCLAALRSGRDVYCEKPLTLTIDEGKILVRTVKDTGKILQVGTQQRSDERFRTACELVRNGRIGKLKKVTVTLPDSPAGGPFANKPTPPQLDWDMWLGQAPLVEYCPERCHYQFRWWYEYSGGIMTDWGAHHMDIAHWGMGMENSGPLTIESKANLPHIENGYNTPNQFTIDMLYPDDVQLHVNIGDNGVLFEGDKSRVYVNRGRITGKPYEELATNPLPDDRAVKLHASDDHMADFVNSVRTRQQPVSDVVSQHRSVSACHLANISMRLGRKLNWDPAKEEFVDDSEANSMLSRPQRAPYTIEG; from the coding sequence ATGTCTCGATCTTCGGTTAGTCGTCGTCGTTTCGTTCAGACCGGCGCTGGTTTGTTTGCCGCCGGCCTGTTGGGGCCACAAGGATTCACCACGCCATTGGCGCGCGCCTTGGAGCCGAAGTCGAAGAACGACCGGCTGGTGCTGGGAGCGATTGGCGTGGGGGGGCAAGGGTCGTCGATCGCCGATCAGTCGCGGCGGTTTGGCGACATTGTGGCGGTGTGCGATGTCGACCTGGGACGCGCCGAGGAGGCCAAGGCCAAGTTTGGCGGCAAGGCCGAGGTGTATCAAGACTTTCGCAAGTTGCTCGATCGCAAAGACATCGACGCGGTGACCATCGGCACGCCCGACCATTGGCACACCGCCGTCTGCCTGGCGGCCTTGCGCAGCGGGCGCGACGTGTATTGTGAAAAGCCGCTGACCTTGACCATCGACGAAGGCAAGATTTTGGTGCGCACGGTCAAGGACACGGGCAAGATCTTGCAGGTGGGGACGCAGCAGCGCAGTGACGAGCGGTTTCGCACGGCCTGCGAGCTGGTCCGCAATGGCCGCATTGGCAAGCTGAAGAAGGTGACGGTCACGCTGCCCGACTCGCCCGCCGGTGGCCCGTTCGCCAACAAACCGACGCCGCCGCAATTGGATTGGGACATGTGGCTCGGTCAGGCGCCGCTGGTGGAGTATTGCCCCGAGCGCTGCCATTACCAGTTTCGTTGGTGGTATGAGTACTCAGGCGGCATCATGACCGACTGGGGGGCGCATCATATGGATATCGCGCACTGGGGAATGGGCATGGAGAACAGCGGCCCGCTGACGATCGAAAGCAAGGCCAACTTGCCGCATATCGAGAACGGCTACAACACGCCGAACCAGTTCACCATCGACATGCTGTATCCCGACGACGTGCAACTGCATGTCAATATCGGGGACAACGGCGTGCTGTTCGAAGGGGACAAGAGCCGCGTGTATGTGAACCGCGGGCGGATCACCGGCAAGCCGTACGAAGAACTGGCCACAAACCCGCTGCCCGACGATCGCGCGGTGAAGTTGCACGCGAGCGACGATCACATGGCCGACTTTGTGAACAGCGTGCGCACGCGGCAGCAGCCAGTATCGGACGTGGTGAGTCAGCACCGGTCGGTGAGCGCGTGCCACCTGGCGAACATCTCGATGCGGCTGGGGCGCAAGCTCAATTGGGACCCGGCCAAGGAAGAGTTTGTGGACGACAGCGAGGCCAACTCGATGTTGTCGCGGCCGCAACGGGCGCCGTACACCATCGAGGGATAA
- a CDS encoding PepSY domain-containing protein yields MGTFKNRSGLFAILALAGLSPLLADDAAMPVGDLPPAVAGTVKQHWPQGELRRACRDEDDGVVYYEVHLVDQGQLVEVKVWPNGTLHEVERHIGVDDLPATAREMIQAAYPDAKLHVIEKQTRYRDGKSVATDYEIELVTSNKEVEFVMTADGKIRNLDEDDLSDDLLAFE; encoded by the coding sequence ATGGGAACTTTCAAGAATCGAAGCGGCCTGTTCGCGATTCTGGCCTTGGCGGGCCTGTCGCCACTGTTGGCCGACGACGCGGCGATGCCGGTGGGCGATCTGCCGCCAGCCGTCGCCGGGACCGTGAAGCAGCATTGGCCCCAGGGAGAGCTGCGCCGGGCGTGCCGCGACGAGGATGATGGGGTGGTGTATTACGAGGTCCATCTCGTCGACCAAGGCCAACTGGTGGAAGTCAAGGTGTGGCCCAACGGCACGCTGCACGAGGTCGAGCGTCATATCGGCGTCGATGATCTGCCGGCTACGGCGCGCGAGATGATCCAGGCGGCCTATCCTGATGCCAAGCTGCACGTCATCGAGAAGCAAACGCGCTATCGAGACGGCAAGTCGGTGGCCACCGACTACGAGATCGAGCTGGTTACGTCCAACAAAGAGGTTGAGTTCGTGATGACGGCCGACGGCAAGATTCGCAACCTGGACGAGGACGACCTGTCCGACGATCTGCTTGCTTTTGAGTAA
- a CDS encoding DUF3466 family protein — MNLRRLSVAIAGALTLQSAIASAAEYRITDLGAVDDGLIEAAAINDMGAVVGRISVSGNDGYEHAFHYQHGARTSLVPPGAFTSSAYAINQLGVTVGSYSAIPGTSTVFLWDAITGFRDLPLDRPFVPQSITNTGWIAGVGHRRAYLYSPESGLQEIGDDYDGFNAAYGINELEQVVGTVGSSSEQSNAFFYQDGELTILDPSSTSGAAYKINEYGQVVGVSGSHGFLWSENEGLLDLGTLGGDGSTALGINDAGTVVGVSQTIPGEFEVRAFVYDSTRGMKQLDELLPSDSGWQLLYANDINSKGQIVGWGLRNGASRGFLLTPIPEPAAMALALAGLGALLIFARRGR, encoded by the coding sequence GTGAATCTGCGTCGACTATCGGTCGCAATTGCGGGCGCTCTAACCCTCCAATCTGCGATCGCGAGTGCCGCCGAGTACCGCATCACCGATCTTGGCGCTGTAGACGATGGACTTATCGAGGCAGCCGCGATCAACGACATGGGCGCGGTTGTCGGTCGAATTTCAGTTTCGGGCAACGATGGCTACGAACATGCGTTTCATTATCAACACGGAGCGCGTACCAGTCTTGTGCCGCCGGGGGCCTTCACCAGCAGCGCGTACGCCATCAATCAATTGGGCGTGACGGTCGGGTCGTATTCGGCGATACCGGGCACAAGCACCGTTTTCCTTTGGGATGCAATCACAGGATTTCGCGACCTGCCATTGGATCGTCCTTTTGTGCCCCAATCTATCACCAACACCGGATGGATTGCCGGCGTCGGTCATCGCCGGGCGTACCTTTATTCTCCTGAGTCCGGGTTGCAAGAAATTGGCGACGACTACGACGGCTTCAACGCGGCATATGGCATCAACGAGTTGGAACAGGTCGTTGGCACCGTTGGTTCATCAAGCGAGCAATCCAACGCATTTTTCTACCAGGATGGCGAACTGACGATCCTCGACCCCTCATCAACTTCGGGTGCTGCCTACAAGATTAATGAGTACGGGCAGGTCGTTGGCGTATCAGGAAGCCACGGTTTTCTTTGGAGCGAAAACGAGGGTCTGCTTGATTTGGGCACGTTAGGCGGCGACGGCAGCACCGCTCTGGGAATCAACGATGCGGGCACAGTTGTTGGGGTTTCGCAAACGATTCCCGGCGAATTCGAAGTTCGTGCTTTTGTGTATGATTCGACACGAGGCATGAAGCAGCTCGACGAATTGCTTCCGTCAGATTCCGGCTGGCAACTCTTGTACGCCAACGACATCAACAGCAAGGGGCAAATCGTAGGCTGGGGGCTGCGCAACGGAGCAAGCCGTGGCTTTCTGCTCACCCCGATCCCCGAGCCGGCGGCGATGGCCCTGGCGCTGGCTGGCCTGGGCGCGCTATTGATCTTCGCGCGACGAGGCCGTTAA